TAGTCATTTTCTAAAGCTTTAGTTATTACTGCTGAATGACTGTGGTCTAAAAATTTGTTTAATCCGTCATAGAATATATTAAACGGAACTATTTCCCCGTCTTCTTTTTCCATTATTTTTTCTGTACTTTCTTTAAATAGGGCCAACATTGAACGTTCTCCTTCAGATAGATGTTTACCACTAGCCCCATGCTGTCTTATAGAAGTAAGCACACTTCCAAGTAAATTAAATTGATAAGGTATGAAAGGATATACCTGACAGAAATCATTTCCATCTTCATAAAGTTTCTTCTCTATACCATCGTTGAATATGATTAAATTTTTAATGATGGTCTCATTATTTTCATATAAAATGTCTAGAGTTTCATTGGCTGTTTCTGTCTTTTCTAGTATTCTAAGTTTAATAACTTCATCTACATTGGCAGATGTCAAGCTTAATCTAGTATCAAACCTTCCTTGTATTTTAGAGAAGTCTTCCCCCTTAACTTCTGTTAAAGAATCTATATCCTGTTGGCTTGTTACTACAATCCAAGCTTTTCCTTGACAAGCTGTACCTAGATCCTCTGTTATAGTCTGTAGATTAAGCATTAAATCAGTATTTCCACCTATATATTGCCCTATTTCATCTACTAAGAAGACTATATGGTGATTTTCATCTTTACTATCTAAGTAGTTTTTAACTAATTCTGCAAATTTGTCTATACTTATTTCATAAGGAATAGTTGTAGTCCTACTCCAATCTCTAGCAGACGCCTCACTCATAATTCTCATATCAGCTAATGTCTCTACTACTTTATCTTTATGAAACTTAAACTTATGACGGTTTTCTACCCAGTTTAAATTATGTAGTTCTTCATATCTGATTTTAAAATCTTCATATAATCCATCTTCTGTTAATTGTCTTTCTAAATCCGCCAAATGAGGGTCTGTACTAAATCCTTGCATCTCATTAAAAACTCTTAAAAATACATTTAATATACTATCTTTACCTTTAGTTCCTGCTGATTTACTTTTAGAATCTATATTGAACAATACTACATCTGTAGGCGTATTACATGCAAGTTCCATATCTGCAGCTACCATAGGGTCTTCTATTTTTTCATCATCTAAAAAATAATCTAATGCATTTTTACCTGCTACTTCACGATTCTCTAACAAATATGATAATATTTTTAGAAAGTGAGATTTACCACTGCCAAAGAATCCAGATATCCAAACTCCCATTTTATCTGTATTCCCTATTATCCCTTTTTTATAATTATTAAAGAAATCCCTAAAATGCCTTTGTAGTTCCTTAGTCACTACATATTCTTCTAATTCCTGTTTAATATTTTTATCATCATCTTGTCCAACTTTAATAACTCCTTGTATATCCCTATTTATCGGCTTTGCAAACATATCTTTTATCTTCATATTATACCTC
This is a stretch of genomic DNA from Tissierellales bacterium. It encodes these proteins:
- the brxC gene encoding BREX system P-loop protein BrxC, whose product is MKIKDMFAKPINRDIQGVIKVGQDDDKNIKQELEEYVVTKELQRHFRDFFNNYKKGIIGNTDKMGVWISGFFGSGKSHFLKILSYLLENREVAGKNALDYFLDDEKIEDPMVAADMELACNTPTDVVLFNIDSKSKSAGTKGKDSILNVFLRVFNEMQGFSTDPHLADLERQLTEDGLYEDFKIRYEELHNLNWVENRHKFKFHKDKVVETLADMRIMSEASARDWSRTTTIPYEISIDKFAELVKNYLDSKDENHHIVFLVDEIGQYIGGNTDLMLNLQTITEDLGTACQGKAWIVVTSQQDIDSLTEVKGEDFSKIQGRFDTRLSLTSANVDEVIKLRILEKTETANETLDILYENNETIIKNLIIFNDGIEKKLYEDGNDFCQVYPFIPYQFNLLGSVLTSIRQHGASGKHLSEGERSMLALFKESTEKIMEKEDGEIVPFNIFYDGLNKFLDHSHSAVITKALEND